One Cyanobacteria bacterium FACHB-DQ100 DNA segment encodes these proteins:
- the psaB gene encoding photosystem I core protein PsaB — protein MATKFPKFSQDLAQDPTTRRIWYGIATAHDFESHDGMTEEKLYQKLFATHFGHLAIIFLWASGSLFHVAWQGNFPQWIKDPLNVRPIAHAIWDPQFGKPAVEAFTQGGANYPVDISYSGLYHWWYTIGMRTNGDLYQGSIFLLILSAVLLFAGWLHLQPKFRPSLAWFKNAESRLNHHLAGLFGVSSLAWAGHLIHVAIPESRGQHVGWNNFLSTMPHPAGLAPFFTGNWSVYAENPDTANHIFGTAQGSGSAILTFLGGFHPQTESLWLTDMAHHHLAIAVIFIVAGHMYRTNFGIGHSIRDILNAHIPPAGGLGEGHRGLYDTVNNSLHFQLGLALGALGTVTSVVAQHMYSMPPYAFMSKDFTTQAALYTHHQYIAGFLMVGAFAHGAIFWVRDYDPDQNKNNVLARILGHKEAIISHLSWVSLFLGFHTLGLYVHNDVVVAFGTPEKQILIEPVFAQFIQASHGKALYGFNTLLSNADSIASNTGAAYLPGWLDGINSGVNSLFLTIGPGDFLVHHAIALGLHTTTLILVKGALDARGSKLMPDKKDFGYAFPCDGPGRGGTCDISAWDSFYLAMFWMLNTIGWVTFYWHWKHLAIWSGNVAQFNESSTYLMGWLRDYLWQYSAPLINGYNPYGMNNLAVWAWMFLLGHLVWATGFMFLISWRGYWQELIETLVWAHERTPLANLIRFKDKPVALSIVQGRLVGLVHFTAGYVLTYAAFVIAATAGKFG, from the coding sequence ATGGCAACTAAGTTCCCAAAATTTAGTCAAGACCTTGCCCAAGATCCTACAACTCGTCGGATTTGGTACGGAATCGCTACTGCTCACGACTTTGAAAGCCACGACGGAATGACAGAAGAAAAGCTTTACCAAAAGCTTTTTGCAACTCACTTCGGACATCTGGCGATCATCTTCCTCTGGGCATCTGGTAGTCTCTTTCACGTTGCTTGGCAAGGCAACTTCCCTCAGTGGATCAAAGATCCTCTAAATGTCCGCCCGATCGCTCACGCGATTTGGGATCCTCAATTCGGTAAACCCGCAGTCGAAGCGTTTACGCAAGGCGGCGCGAACTATCCGGTTGATATTTCCTACTCTGGTCTGTACCACTGGTGGTACACGATCGGTATGAGAACCAACGGTGATTTATACCAAGGTTCGATCTTCTTGCTGATTCTGTCCGCAGTTCTCCTGTTCGCAGGTTGGCTGCATCTCCAGCCGAAGTTCCGTCCAAGCTTGGCTTGGTTCAAAAACGCTGAATCGCGTCTGAACCACCACTTGGCGGGTCTGTTTGGAGTTAGCTCCTTGGCTTGGGCAGGTCACTTGATTCACGTTGCAATTCCCGAATCTCGCGGTCAGCACGTGGGCTGGAACAACTTCTTGTCCACGATGCCGCACCCTGCAGGTCTTGCACCGTTCTTCACAGGCAACTGGAGCGTGTACGCAGAAAACCCTGATACTGCGAACCACATTTTCGGAACGGCTCAAGGTTCGGGTTCTGCAATCTTGACTTTCCTCGGTGGATTCCATCCGCAAACCGAATCGCTGTGGCTGACCGACATGGCTCATCACCACCTCGCGATCGCGGTGATCTTCATCGTGGCTGGTCATATGTACCGCACCAACTTTGGTATCGGTCACAGCATCAGAGACATCTTGAACGCGCACATCCCCCCTGCTGGTGGATTGGGCGAAGGTCACAGAGGTCTGTATGACACCGTAAATAACTCGCTGCACTTCCAATTGGGTCTTGCCCTGGGTGCTTTGGGTACGGTGACTTCCGTGGTGGCACAGCATATGTACTCGATGCCGCCCTATGCCTTCATGTCGAAGGACTTCACCACACAAGCTGCGCTGTACACCCATCACCAGTACATTGCAGGCTTCCTGATGGTTGGAGCTTTCGCACACGGCGCAATCTTCTGGGTTCGTGACTACGATCCAGACCAAAACAAGAACAACGTGCTTGCACGGATTCTGGGTCACAAGGAAGCGATTATCTCGCACCTAAGCTGGGTATCGTTGTTCCTTGGCTTCCACACCTTGGGTCTTTATGTCCACAACGATGTGGTAGTTGCTTTCGGAACTCCTGAGAAGCAGATCCTGATCGAGCCTGTGTTCGCTCAGTTCATCCAAGCCTCCCACGGTAAGGCACTGTATGGTTTCAACACCCTACTGTCGAACGCGGATAGCATTGCGTCTAACACTGGTGCAGCTTACCTGCCCGGTTGGTTGGATGGAATCAATAGCGGCGTGAACTCGCTGTTCTTGACCATTGGACCTGGTGACTTCTTAGTTCACCACGCGATCGCGCTCGGTCTGCACACCACCACCTTGATCTTGGTTAAGGGCGCGTTGGATGCTCGTGGATCGAAGCTGATGCCCGATAAGAAAGACTTTGGCTACGCATTCCCTTGCGATGGTCCGGGTCGTGGCGGTACCTGCGATATCTCTGCATGGGACTCCTTCTATCTGGCGATGTTCTGGATGTTGAATACGATCGGTTGGGTAACGTTCTACTGGCACTGGAAGCATCTCGCAATCTGGTCTGGTAACGTGGCTCAGTTCAACGAAAGTTCGACCTATCTGATGGGTTGGCTGCGTGACTACCTGTGGCAGTATTCGGCTCCACTAATCAACGGTTACAACCCGTATGGCATGAATAACCTGGCAGTTTGGGCTTGGATGTTCCTCTTAGGACACCTGGTTTGGGCGACCGGATTCATGTTCTTGATCTCGTGGCGTGGTTACTGGCAAGAATTGATCGAGACCTTGGTGTGGGCCCATGAGCGCACTCCGTTGGCAAACTTGATTCGATTCAAGGATAAGCCAGTTGCTCTGTCGATCGTTCAAGGTCGGTTAGTCGGTCTGGTTCACTTCACCGCAGGTTACGTACTGACGTATGCAGCCTTCGTGATTGCAGCGACCGCAGGTAAGTTCGGTTGA
- the psaA gene encoding photosystem I core protein PsaA, with the protein MTISPPEREAKARVVVDKDPVPTSFERWGQPGHFDRTLAKGPKTTTWIWNLHANAHDFDSHTSDLEDVSRKIFSAHFGHLAVVFIWLSGMYFHGAKFSNYEAWLANPTGVKPSAQVVWNIFGQEILNADVGGGFHGIQITSGFFQLWRAAGFTNTFQLYVTAIGGLVMAGLMLFAGWFHYHKRAPKLEWFQNVESMLNHHLSGLFGLGSLAWAGHQIHVALPINELLDRGVPADKIPLPHEFILNTQLMADIYPSFAKGLIPFFTLNWGEYADFLTFKGGLNPVTGGLWLTDSAHHHLAIAVLFLIAGHQYRTNWGIGHSIKEILEAHKGPFTGEGHKGLYENLTTSWHAQLAINLAMVGSLSIIVAQHMYAMPPYPYLATDYATQLSIFTHHMWIGGFFIVGGAAHAAIFMVRDYDPVVNQNNNLDRVLRHRDAIISHLNWVCIFLGFHSFGLYVHNDTMRALGRPQDMFSDTAIQLQPVFAQWIQNLHTLAPGGTAPNALAPASYAFGGGTIAVGGKVAMMPIALGTADFMVHHIHAFTIHVTVLILLKGVLFARSSRLIPDKANLGFRFPCDGPGRGGTCQVSGWDHVFLGLFWMYNSLSIAIFHFSWKMQSDVWGTVAPDGTVDHVTGGNFAQSAITINGWLRDFLWAQAAQVIGSYGSALSAYGLLFLGAHFVWAFSLMFLFSGRGYWQELIESIVWAHNKLKVAPSIQPRALSIIQGRAVGVAHYLLGGIVTTWAFFLARSISIG; encoded by the coding sequence ATGACAATTAGCCCACCGGAGCGCGAGGCGAAGGCACGGGTGGTCGTTGATAAAGATCCCGTTCCCACTTCTTTTGAGAGATGGGGTCAGCCGGGACACTTCGATCGCACCCTAGCTAAAGGGCCCAAAACCACCACCTGGATTTGGAACCTCCACGCTAACGCTCACGATTTCGATAGCCATACAAGCGACTTAGAAGACGTTTCTCGCAAAATTTTTAGCGCACACTTCGGTCACTTAGCCGTTGTGTTCATTTGGTTGAGTGGAATGTACTTCCACGGCGCTAAGTTTTCAAACTACGAAGCATGGCTCGCCAACCCCACTGGAGTTAAACCCAGTGCTCAGGTTGTGTGGAACATCTTCGGTCAAGAAATTCTTAACGCGGATGTCGGCGGCGGCTTCCACGGAATTCAGATCACCTCTGGATTCTTCCAACTGTGGAGAGCGGCTGGCTTTACAAACACCTTCCAGCTTTATGTCACCGCGATCGGCGGTTTGGTCATGGCTGGTTTGATGTTGTTTGCAGGTTGGTTCCACTACCACAAGCGCGCACCCAAACTGGAATGGTTCCAGAATGTGGAGTCGATGCTGAACCACCACTTGTCGGGTCTGTTCGGACTCGGTTCACTCGCTTGGGCGGGTCACCAGATCCACGTGGCGTTGCCGATTAACGAACTCCTCGATCGCGGAGTTCCTGCGGACAAGATCCCTCTGCCTCATGAGTTCATCCTGAACACCCAATTGATGGCAGACATCTACCCCAGCTTTGCTAAAGGTCTAATTCCTTTCTTTACCCTCAACTGGGGCGAGTACGCAGACTTCCTCACCTTCAAAGGTGGACTGAATCCGGTTACAGGCGGACTCTGGCTGACGGATAGCGCACATCACCACTTGGCGATCGCTGTGTTGTTCCTGATTGCTGGACACCAGTACCGCACGAACTGGGGTATCGGTCACAGCATCAAGGAAATCCTTGAGGCACACAAAGGTCCGTTTACTGGAGAAGGTCACAAAGGTCTTTATGAAAACCTGACGACCTCCTGGCACGCGCAACTGGCAATCAACCTGGCAATGGTTGGCTCCTTGAGCATCATCGTTGCACAGCATATGTATGCGATGCCGCCTTACCCCTACCTCGCAACTGACTACGCAACTCAGTTGTCGATCTTCACGCACCATATGTGGATCGGTGGATTCTTCATCGTCGGTGGTGCGGCTCACGCGGCAATCTTCATGGTGCGCGACTACGATCCGGTTGTGAACCAAAACAACAACCTCGATCGCGTTCTGCGTCACCGGGATGCCATCATTTCCCACTTGAACTGGGTTTGTATCTTCCTCGGCTTCCATAGCTTCGGTCTTTACGTTCACAACGACACGATGCGCGCTTTGGGTCGTCCGCAAGATATGTTCTCGGATACCGCAATTCAACTCCAACCTGTGTTTGCGCAGTGGATTCAAAACCTCCACACGCTGGCTCCGGGTGGAACCGCTCCCAACGCTTTGGCTCCTGCTAGCTATGCGTTTGGTGGTGGAACAATCGCGGTCGGTGGCAAAGTTGCCATGATGCCGATCGCACTGGGTACGGCGGACTTCATGGTTCACCATATCCACGCCTTCACGATTCACGTCACGGTATTGATCCTCTTGAAGGGCGTACTGTTTGCACGTAGCTCACGCTTGATTCCTGATAAAGCCAACCTTGGTTTCCGCTTCCCGTGCGATGGCCCGGGTCGTGGCGGCACCTGCCAAGTGTCTGGTTGGGATCACGTGTTCCTCGGTCTGTTCTGGATGTACAACTCCCTGTCGATCGCAATCTTCCACTTCTCGTGGAAAATGCAATCCGATGTCTGGGGTACAGTTGCGCCGGATGGAACAGTTGATCACGTAACGGGCGGTAATTTCGCTCAAAGTGCAATCACAATCAACGGTTGGTTGCGCGACTTCTTGTGGGCACAAGCGGCGCAAGTGATTGGATCCTACGGTTCAGCACTGTCGGCTTACGGACTTCTCTTCCTGGGCGCTCACTTTGTTTGGGCATTCAGCTTGATGTTCCTGTTTAGCGGACGTGGCTACTGGCAAGAACTGATCGAGTCGATCGTTTGGGCGCACAACAAACTCAAAGTTGCACCCTCTATCCAACCGCGTGCATTGAGTATTATTCAAGGACGGGCTGTGGGCGTTGCTCACTACCTCTTAGGCGGAATTGTCACCACATGGGCATTCTTCCTAGCTCGGTCAATTTCCATCGGATGA